The Metabacillus litoralis genome contains a region encoding:
- the mtnW gene encoding 2,3-diketo-5-methylthiopentyl-1-phosphate enolase yields the protein MSEVIATYLVHDAKGDLHKKAEGIALGLTVGSWTDLPLLEQEQLKAHKGRVLEVSQLESCDKTNQFLGKIVTKGIIKIAYPSINYSHDLPAILTTVFGKLSLDGEVKLLDLEFSEVVKAAFPGPKFGVQGIRELVGVYNRPLLMSIFKGVIGRDLQYLKDQLRQQVLGGVDLVKDDEILFDNPLTPFEERILAGKEVLNQVFQETGHKALYAVNLSGKTFDLKDKAKKASELGANVLLFNVFAYGLDVLQSLAEDPDVTVPIMAHPAVSGASTASSLYGFSSSLLLGKLLRISGADFSLFPSPYGSVALDRKEALGIAENCLKKESFKQSFPVPSAGIHPGLVPLLMNDFGIDSIINAGGGVHGHPNGAIGGGQAFRSAIDATLAGTSLKEAANVHEDLKLAIDLWGVKEVSK from the coding sequence GTGAGTGAAGTCATTGCTACATATCTTGTACACGATGCTAAAGGAGATTTACATAAAAAAGCAGAAGGAATTGCTTTAGGATTAACGGTTGGTTCCTGGACAGATCTTCCATTACTTGAACAGGAGCAACTTAAAGCTCATAAAGGTCGTGTTCTAGAGGTCAGTCAGCTAGAATCTTGTGACAAAACAAATCAATTTTTAGGAAAAATCGTAACTAAAGGAATAATTAAAATTGCTTATCCGAGTATAAATTATAGTCATGATCTCCCCGCCATATTAACAACTGTTTTCGGAAAGCTATCTCTAGACGGTGAAGTAAAATTACTTGATTTAGAGTTCTCGGAAGTTGTGAAAGCAGCGTTTCCGGGGCCGAAATTTGGTGTACAAGGAATTCGGGAATTAGTCGGTGTTTATAATCGCCCTTTATTAATGAGTATTTTTAAGGGTGTAATTGGTCGTGACTTACAATATTTAAAAGATCAGTTAAGACAGCAAGTATTGGGTGGGGTTGATTTAGTAAAAGACGATGAAATTCTGTTTGATAATCCATTAACTCCATTCGAGGAGCGAATTCTTGCTGGTAAAGAGGTATTAAACCAGGTGTTTCAAGAAACTGGACATAAAGCTTTATATGCTGTGAATTTGTCTGGTAAAACATTTGATCTTAAAGATAAAGCTAAAAAAGCTTCAGAGCTTGGTGCAAATGTTTTGTTGTTTAACGTATTTGCATACGGGTTAGATGTACTACAAAGCTTAGCAGAAGATCCGGATGTAACGGTGCCTATTATGGCTCACCCTGCTGTGAGCGGAGCTTCTACTGCATCCAGCTTATATGGATTTTCAAGTTCACTTTTACTAGGTAAGCTATTACGAATATCTGGTGCTGATTTCTCTTTATTCCCTTCTCCATATGGAAGTGTAGCATTAGATCGAAAAGAAGCCTTAGGTATTGCAGAAAATTGTCTGAAGAAAGAATCCTTTAAGCAATCGTTTCCAGTTCCTTCTGCAGGAATTCATCCAGGTTTAGTTCCGTTGCTTATGAATGATTTCGGTATAGATTCAATAATAAATGCTGGTGGTGGTGTTCATGGTCATCCAAATGGAGCAATTGGCGGTGGACAAGCATTCCGATCAGCAATTGACGCAACTCTAGCAGGCACTTCTTTAAAAGAAGCAGCGAACGTACATGAAGATCTCAAACTTGCCATAGATCTTTGGGGTGTCAAAGAGGTGAGTAAATGA